The region ACCCCCTCCCCGACGGCCTCGACGACGCCACTGCCGTCCTGGCCGGGCACGATCTCGGGGAAGGCGAGCTCACCCATGCCGCCGGCGCGGAACTTCCAGTCGGTCGGGTTCACGCCGGCCCGGACGATCCGCACGCGCACCTCGCCGGGCCCGGGCTCCGGGACCTCTCGCTCGACCAGCTCGAGCACCGAGGAGTCGCCGCTCTCGGTGTAGACCACAGCACGCATCACGTCTTCTTCCGTCGGGGGGGACCTGTCCGTCGATGACAACACAGACGCCCCGCTGCCTATGCCGCAGGGAGAACCAACCGTCCCGTTGGGCTCGGCGCCATGGGCGAGAAGGGGGCGGCGACACGGGCAGAGGTCTTTGGCACGGTGATCGCCCTGTCGATGACGTGGTCGCCGGCCAGCACGACCTTCGCCCCCACGTCAGGGTGAGCCGATGACCGGAGCGCACGCCTAGCGTCGAGGGTCCGGGGCACTAGAAGGAGGACCGCGTGGGACACCAGCCACCGAAGGACGTCCAGGAGTCAGCTCAGCGCGCAGTGCGGTGGATCGAGGACGACAAGGCCGGCAAGGGCTTCACCGACACCGGCCGTCGCCGCGCCTCCCAGCTGGCCGACGGCAAGGAGGTGAGCGACGAGGTCGTGCGGAAGATCCAGGCCTACTTCGCGCGGCACACGGTGGACAAGGACGCCGAAGGCTTCTCGCAGGGTGATGACGGGTTCCCGTCCCCCGGGCGAGTGGCGTGGGACGCCTGGGGCGGCGACGCGGGTGAGCGGTGGGTCGGCACGATCGACCTCGACTGACCTCCGTGACGGCGGCCGCCGAGCCGACGCCATCAGGACCTCCACGCCCGAGGAGCACGGATCGATGAACCGTCTGACCGCCGCGGTGCTGCGGCACCGCGTGATCGTCGCCGTGGCCTGGCTCGCGATCGCGATCGCCGGCGGAGCGACAGCGTCCACGACCGTCGACCGCCTGACCTTCGACTTCGACCTCCCCGGACAGCCGGCCTACGAGACCAACCAGCGGATCGTCGACGAGTTCGGCAACGGCGGGCTCACCGACCCCCTGCTCCTCGTGGTCGAGGGCGACGACGCGGCCTCCCGCGCTGACGAGGTGGCCCAGGAGGTCCGCTCGGCGGTCCCAGGGACCCGCACGGTCTCCCCCGGCGACGAGGGCGCTGACGTCCTGGCCACCGATGCTGGCTCGGCGGTGGTCGTGGCCTACGCGCCGCTCACCCCCGGCCCCGAGTCGTACGCCGAGGCGCAGCCCGCGCTCGAGCAGGTCGCGGAGGCCGCGTCCGGTGATGGCACCACGGTCACGCTGACGGGCTTCTCGGTGCTCGAGGAAGGCGGTGGCGACGACCGCGGCCTGATCGTGGAGGTGCTGATCGGCGGGATCGGCGCGCTCGTCGTGCTGGCGCTCGTCTTCGGGTCGCTGCTCGCCGGGCTGCCCCTGCTGGTGGCCGCGGTCTCCATCCTGGGCACCTTCCTGGCCCTGCTGGGCCTCACCCACCTGACCGACGTCTCGGCCGTCGTGGAATACCTCATCGCGCTCATCGGCCTCGGCGTGGCCATCGACTACTCCCTCCTGGTCGTGACGAGGTGGCGCGAGGAGTCGGCCAAGGGGGTGGCCAACGACGAGGCGATCGGCGCGGCCATGGCGACCGCCGGCCGGTCGGTGGTGTTCAACGGCGTCACCGTGGCGGTGTCCCTCGCGGCGCTCGTGCTGGTGCCGATCCCGTTCCTGCGGAGCATCGGGCTCGGCGGCCTCCTGATCCCGCTCTTCAGCGTCGCCGTGTCCCTCACCCTGGTGCCGGCCCTGCTCAGCGCGGTGGGTCCGCGCATGAACTGGCCGCGCCGCAAGCCCGCGGTGACGCGGAGCCGGCTGTGGGCCGCGATCGCGACCCGGGTGCTGCGTCGGCGATGGCTGACCGTCATCGGCTCCGTGGTCGTGCTGCTCGCGCTCGCCGCTCCCGTGCTCGGCCTCACGCTCGGCACCGCGCAGCTCAGCGGCCTGGCCAACGGCTCGGCGGCCTCGCGCGCGCTCGTCGACGCTGTCGCCGACGGCGTGCCCGCAGGCGTCGTACGCCCGACGGAGGTCCTCGCGTCCGAGAGAGACGTGCCGGGAGCCGTCGAGCAGCTGACGGGCCTCGACGGGGTCGCCGCGGTCGTCGCGCCCCCGGGGCAGGAGTGGTCGGCGGACCGGCAGTCGCTGCTCCAGGTCTGGACCGACACCGACCCCACCACCGAGACCGGACGCGCCACCCTGCAGCGCGTCCGGGACGAGGCCGACGGCCTCGGCGTCGCCGTCGGTGGCACTCCGGCCGAGGACGCGGACTTCATCGCGGCCGTCTACGGCAAGGCGGGCTGGGTCGTGCTCGGGGTCGCCGTCGTGACCTTCCTGCTCCTCGCCCGCGCGCTGCGGTCGTTCTGGCTCCCCCTCAAGGCGCTGGCGCTCAACGCGCTGTCCCTGGCCGCCGCCTACGGCGTCACCGTCCTCATCTGGCAGGACGGGCGCGGCACCGAGCTCCTCTTCGACCGGACGGCGACGGGGGCCGTCACGATCTGGGTGCCGATCGCGGCGTTCGCCTTCCTCTTCGGGCTCTCGATGGACTACGAGGTCTTCATCCTCTCCCGCATGCGTGAGGAGTACGACGACCTGATGGCCGCCTCCACCTCGTCCGCGGGTGCCAGCACCGAGCGCGAGGCCACCGACCGAGCCGTCGTGGAGGGGATCGCCAGCACGGGACGACTCGTCACCTCCGCCGCCCTGATCCTGTTCTTCGCCTTCATCGCCCTCTCCACGGTGCCGACCGTCGAGGTGAAGGTGCTGGCCACCGCCCTGGCGCTCGGCATCGCCATCGACGCCGTCATCGTCCGGGGCCTGCTGGCCCCGGCCCTCGTCGGCGTGCTCGGGCGCGCCAACTGGACCATCCCGCGCGTCCTGTCACGCGCACTCCTGCTCCGTCCCTCGGAGCCACGACACCTGGGGACCCCGGGGCACGTCGACCCGCGGCACTCCGCTGGCAGGTCGTCGGGGCGACGCGGTCGGTGACGCGACGCCTGCTGACCCGGGGCCTCGCCGAGGCAGTCGTCAGTCGGCGCGGCCCTGGCTCGACGCGGCGAAGTTGACACTGATGCGCGGCCCGGTCGGCGAAGTCTGCTTGGGGACGCAGTGCCTCCAGTCCGACTGGCAGCGCCCGCCCATCACGATCAGGTCGCCGGCGAGCGGGCGGAACGTCGAGCTGGGACCTCCATCTGCCGGCCGGATGAGGAACCGGCGACTCGCGCCGAGGCTCAGGACCGGCACCACGCACTCGCGCCGTCGCGTCGAGGCGCCGTCTCCGTGCCATCCGGTGCTGTCGCGGTTGTCGCGGTAGAGGTTGACCCACAGGTGGTCGTAGGTCACGCCGTAGTGCGAGGTGAGTGCCTGCGCCGCCTCCAGCAGGAGGGCCGGCGCGGTCGCCAGGTCGTCGTACTGCGCCGTCAGCCGTGGCTCGACCGTCCGCTCGCCGTACATCCAACGACGGCGCTGCTCCCACGCCCCGCCTTGGAGCAGCTCGTCGAAGAGGCTGTCGGCGCCCGTGAGCCAGCTCGGCACGTGCTCGACCCACGAGTGCTCGTCGAGCCTCACCCGGTGAGCGGTCGCGAAGCTCTCGTCGACACCCGGAACGCCCGGGCGTCCGTCGTCGCCGAACAACGGCAGAGCGGTGTCGGTCACGACACCATCACTACCCGACGCCACCGACAGCGGCATCCGGGCGCGGGATCCTCCTGGGCGCCATTGGACCGTGCGGTGTGGGGGGACTGATGTGGACGAGCCCCATCCGCCGACCGCCTAGGCTCGAGTGATGACGTCCACCCTCGAGCCCCTCTCGGCCGCAGAGGTCTACCTGCTCGGGCTCGAGCCCCGGCGCACGCGCCGGTGGGGCCGGCTCGTCGCCGGCGCGCTCGACCTGTGGTGCGCCACCACGGGTGGACGGTTCGAGCTGACCGGCGAGGGGTACGTCGTGGTGCGGCTGCGCAGCGACGGCGCGCTCGAGCTGCGACTGCCGGTGGGCGGTGCGGAGGCTGCGGCCGAGCTGATGGGCATCCTGCGCCACCAGCTCGACACGATGGCACCGGACGAGTTCCGCCTCGCCTGGGGTCTGGGCTAGCCGAGCGGCCGCCGGAAGACGAATCGTCGGAACAGGTAGAAGCGCGCGCCGAGTCCGAGCGCGAGGCCGATCACGTTGGCCGCGATGTTGTCCGACACCGGGTCGTCGAGACCCAGCACGTCGCGACTGACGACCAGGCACGCGATCGGCAGCGACATGGTGACCAGGTTGATCAGGACGTACGCCACCCGTCCGCCGTCCGCCTGACGTGGCGGGCGGTCCCTGAACGCCCAGCTCCTGGCGCCGCGGTAGCTGATCACCATGCCCACGGTGTTGGCCAGGACGTACGCAAGGACCGGTCGATCGCTGAGGAGCGCGCGGTCCCCGGCGCCCCAGCCGTGCACCAGCCCGTTGAAGAGGACGAAGGCGACGACCGTGGCCACGCCGCCCACCGTGAGGAAGCGACCCAGCTCGGCCAGCACGCGCTGGTGGCGGCTTCCGACGAGGATCGAGGCGGATGCCGCGTCGCGCGCCGACGGAACCGACTCCCGCCTCACGGCCGCGGGGGAGGGGACGGTGGCACGCACATCAGGGCTGAACGCCAGCGACCGGGGACTATTCCCCGTGTCGCGCGAATCACGGACCACTCCGTGGGAGAGCTGTTCCACGAAGGCGCAGAAGACTCCCCCGGGGTCTCGGGTCCCCGGGGGAGTCAGAGCCGCCTGTCAGAATCGAACTGACGACCTAGTCATTACGAGTGACTCGCTCTACCGACTGAGCTAAGGCGGCAAGGCCCTCGAGCCGTGCTCGGAGGACCGCGAGAGAGTATACGGAGCGTCGAGGCGGGACTGAAATCACCGGGTGCGTGGTTGGGTTCGAGGTAGGAACCCCACCCCACCAGAGGAGACACGATGCCCACTCGCACTGCACGCACCGCTTGGAACGGCGGGCTCCAGGACGGCTCCGGCCAGGTCGAGCTGACCAGCTCCGGCGTCGGGACCTACGACGTCTCGTTCCCCAAGCGCGCGGCGGAGGACGCCGGCGGCACGACGAGCCCCGAGGAGCTCATCGCGGCCGCGCACTCCTCCTGCTACGCCATGCAGTTCTCGGCGCTCATCGCCGAGGCCGGCGGCACGCCGCAGGCGCTCGAGGTCACCGCCGACGTCTCGCTCGGTGAGGACAAGGAGGCCGGCGGCTTCAAGCTCACCGGCATCAAGCTCACCGTCCGCGGCGAGGTCGAGGGGCTCGACGACGCCGGCTTCAAGGAGGCTGCCGAGAAGGCCAAGGCCGGCTGCCCGGTCAGCAAGGCGCTCACCGGCGTCGACATCACGCTCGACGCCGCTCTGGAGTCCTGAGCCAGCGAAGCCCTTGGTTTCGACACGCTCGCTGGCGCTCGCTGCTCAACCAGCGGGCGCCAGCGGGTCTGCTCGACCAGCGGGCGTCAGCAGGTCGTCCCGTCGTCGGGGACTGTCCCGTCCACCAGGTAGTCCTCGACGACGGCGTTGATGCAGTCGTTGCCGGCGTTGTAGGCCGTGTGGCCGTCACCGTCGCGCGTGACGAGCACGCCGGAGTCGAGCTGCGCGGAGAGCGCCTCGGCCCACTTCAACGGCGTCGCCGGGTCGCGCGTCGTACCGAGCACGAGGATCGGAGCGGCCCCCGCCCCGCGGATGTCGAGCGGCTCCTCGCTCGAGGTGACCGCGACCCCGCGGCAGCCGGTCATCCCCCACGCGAAGACGTCGCCGAAGGTGGGCGAGGCCTGCTCGAACTCCCCGAAGAGCGAGGGAACCTTCGCGAACGGCACCGACGTCGGGTCGTCGAGGCAGTTGATGGCGTAGTTGGCCTCGATCGAGTTGTCGCTGTAGGACCCGCCGCTGGTGCGTGAGGAGTACGCGTCCGCGAGCTGCATCAGCGCCGACCCCTGGCCGTCGATCGCCGAGCCGAGCGCGGTGCTCAGCAGGAACCAGTAGTCGCGGTTGTAGAGCGGCGCGATGATCCCGTAGAACGCGTTGCCGACGGTCAGCTCACGGTCCCCGGCCGGCAGCGGCTCCTCCTCGATCGAGTCGAGGAGGTCGCTGATCGTGGTGAGGCCCTCGTCGACGGTGTCGCCGAGGAAGCAGTTGTCGGTGGAGTCGAGGCAGTTCTGCACGTAGGCGCGCAGCGCGGTCTCGAAGCCGGCGGCCTGGTCGAGCGCCGCGGACTTCGCGTCGAGCGAGACGTCGACGGCGCCGTCGAGCACGAAGCGGCCGACCCGATCGGGGAACAACTCGGCGTAGGTCGCGCCCAGCTTGGTGCCGTACGACGCACCGAAGTAGGTCAGCTGCTCCTCGCCGAGCGCCGAGCGCAGGACGTCCATGTCGCGCGCCGCCTCGATCGTGGTGACGTGGCCGATGATCGCGTCGCTGTTGGCCACGCAGTCGGCGCCGTAGGACATCACGCCGGCGCGGTAGTCGGCGACCTCCGCGGGGGTGTCCGGGGTCGGGTCGCCGGCCAGGTAGGCGTCGAGCTGGGCGTCGGTCAGGCAGTCGACCGGGTCGGACCGGCCGGTGCCACGCGGGTCGAAGCCGACGACGTCGTAGCCCTGCAGGACCGGCTCGCGGAAGACGCGGCCGGCCAGGGAGGCGTACGTCGTCCCGGGTGCGCCGGGGCCGCCCGGGTTCACCACCAGGGAGCCGATGCGCTTGCCGGTGGCGGGCACCCGCAGCAGGTTGAGCTCGAAGGTCTCGCCCTGCGGGTCGGCGTAGTCGATCGGCACGGTCAGGGTGCCGCAGTCCTGGTCGGCGTTGGCCTCGCACGGCTGCCAGTCGATGCGCTGGGCGTAGAGGTCGGCCAGGTCGGACGCGGGCGCCTCGGTGACCGACGCGGGCGGCGCGGTCGTCGGCGACGGGGTGGGCGTGGGGCGGGGAGCGTCGGTCGAACCGCCCTGGAACGACAGTCCCACGGCGACGACGGTGACGAGGACCACCGCCAGCACGACCAGCAGGGCCAGGACCTTCTTCATCATCGAGGTGTCACCGATGTCCTCCGGGCAGTCGCAGGGCGACGGCCATCGACTCGAGCGCCAGCAGCGGCGGCACGTTGAACTCCAGCATCTGGTCGCGGGCGGTGAAGATCGCGTCGATCATCCGCAGCAGCTCGTCGGGCGAGGCGGCACGGGCGACGACCTGCACGTCGGCGCGCAGCTCCTCGTTGACCAGCTGTCCCGGCGCCCCGACGGACAGGGCGATCGCGTCGCGGTAGACCGAGACGAGGTCCATCAGGGCGCGGTCGATCACGTCGAGCACGCGGCGCTTGGCCTTCTGCTTCTGCAGCTTCTCCAGCCCGCTGAGCGCGGCCTTGTAGGAGCGGCTGGCGAGGTCCTTGCGCTCGCTGCCGAAGATCGCCTGGAGCTCACCGAGCTCGCGCTTCTCGGCGTCCGCGGTGATCGCCTCGGTCTCCTCCTTGGCGAGGTCGGCGAGGTTGGTCGCCGCCGTCATGCAGGCGCCGAGGGTCGTCAGCCGGGCCGGGATGCTGACCACCTCGCGCCGGCGCGAGCGGGTGTCCTCGTCGAGCGCCAGCGCGCGCGCCCGGCCGATGTGGCCCTGGCTGGCACGCGCCGCGAAGCTGGCGATCGTCTCGGAGACCCCGTCGTTGCGGGCCAGGAAGCGGGCCACGTCCTCGGTGCCGGGCGTCGCGAGGGTCAGCGTGCGACAGCGTGAGCGGATCGTCGGCAGGACGTCCTGCACCGTCGGCGCGCACAGCAGCCACACCGTCTTCGGCGTCGGCTCCTCGATGGCCTTGAGCAGCGCGTTTCCGGTGCGGGGGTTCTCCGGCGTGCCGAGGCGGTCGGCGTCCTCGATCACGACGATCTGCCAGCGCCCGATCGACGGGAACTTCGCCGCCGACTGCACCAGGTCGCGCATGTCGTTGACGTAGAGCACCGACGTCTCGGACCGCACCCAGGTGATGTCGGGGTGCGAGCCCTTCATCCCGAGCCGGCACGCCTCGCAGTGACCGCACCCGCTCTGCGTCTCGCACTGGAGCGCGGTGGCGAAGGCGCGTGCGACGTTGGAGCGGCCGGACCCGGGCGGACCGGTGACCAGCCACGCGTGGGTCATGCCGTGCCCGGCGGCGGCCTCCTTGAGCAGCTCGATCGTGGGGCGCTGCCCGACCAGGTCGTCCCACACGGAGGTGGTCGTCGTCGTCATCGGCCCTCCAGCATCGGCTCGATCCGCACCCGGACGGCGGAGGCGATCTCGTCGATCGGAGCACGCGCGTCCAGGACGACGTAGTGGTCGGGGTCGGCGGCGGCGAGGTCGAGGAAGCCCTGCCGCACGCGCTGGTGGAACTCCAGCGACTGCCCCTCGATCCGGTCGCGCTCCTCGAACCGTCCGAGCCCGGTCTCGGGCTCGAGGTCGAGCACGACGGTGAGGTGGGGACGCAGGTCGCCGGTGGCCCAGCGGGCGACGGCCTCGACCTCGGCGACGTCGAGGGTGCGGCCGGCGCCTTGGTAGGCCAGCGTCGAGTCGACGTAGCGATCGGTGATGACGACCTCGTCGCGCGCGAGTGCCGGCAGCACGACGTGGTCGACGTGCTCGGCCTTGTCAGCGGCGTAGAGCAACGCCTCCGTGCGGTCGGACAGATGGCCCGTGGCCGGGTCGAGGACGATCCGGCGCAGCTCCTTGCCGACCGGGGTGTCGCCGGGCTCGAAGGTCAGCAGGACCGTCTCTCCGCGCTCGACGAGCCAGTCGCGGAGCAGGCGCGACTGGGTCGACTTGCCTGCCCCCTCGCCGCCCTCGAAGCAGACGAAGAGGCCTGCCTCGGAGTAGACGCCGGCGCTCATCCGGTGGTCCTCACGGGCTGAACCCTACGGGTCGGGCCTGACAGCGAGTCAGACGCGGCGCACCTTGATCACGCGCTTGGCCAGCACCTTCTTCGAACCCGGCGCCGTGAGCTCGATGCGGACCTTCACGACCCGGCCGACCCGCAGCCTGCCGAGGCCCTTCCTGGTCAGCTTCACCGTGACCTTCGACTTCTTGCCCGCCTTGATCCCGTAGGACTTCGCCTTCGCCAACGCCTTGCCGCCCTTGGCCAGCTCCACCGTGAGCCTGCCGGCGCACGCGGCCCCCTTCGCGCACCTCACCGGCACGGTGAGCCTGCCCTTGCGGATCGGCGTGACGCCCTTGACGGCGGGCAGGGCACCGACGACGGCCGTCGTACCGCCCCCACCCCCGCCGCCACCCGGCGGGATCATGGTGACGCCGTCGCCGAGGTCGACGTTGGTCGTGCCGAGCTGGTCGGTGGTCACCCGCACGATCGAGTTGTTCTTGGCGTCGGTGAACCAGATAGCGCCGTCGGGCCCGAAGGTCAGCGACGTGGGCTCGTAGTTGCCGACCGAGCTGATCGCGCCGACACCGTTGGCCGCGATGTGCCCGATGCCGGGAGCCGCGCCCCGGTTGGTGAACCACATCTGCCGGTCGGGCCCCATGACCAGGTCCTGCGGCGCGGAGCGCGAGCCGGTCGACCAGATCTGCGTGCCCCCGCTGGCCGCGTCGAGGTAGCCGATCGAGCCCCGCGAGGGGCTGGTCAGGCTGCCGTCGGTGCTGCTGCGGGTGAACCAGATCGATCCGACCGGCCCGGCCGCCAGGCCCATGGGGTACGTCGCGTCGCTCGGCAGCGGGTAGGTGACGCCGCCTGCCGCGTCGGCGTTCACGCGCGTGATCGTGTCCTGGCCCTCGGCCGAACCGCCCTGGCACCACATCGCGCCGTCGGCGGCCTCACCGAGGACGTCGTCGCACGCCGGGGCGTTCGGGGACTCGGTCAGGGCGCCGGTCGGACCCAGCTTGACCACGAACGACCGGTCGTAGTTCATGGAGATCCACGCGGTGTTGTCGGGGCCGACCCGGATCTCGCCCGCGTAGGGGCAGACGTCGAAGACGCAGGGGTCGTCGGCCGGGAATCGCCAGTTGTTGAGCACCACTCCGGCCGGCGAGAGCCGTACGACGTTCTCGCCGTGCTCCGTCGTCACCCACACCACCCCGTCGGGTCCGACGTCGAGGCCCTTGGCGGGGTTGTCGACGCTCGAGTCCGTCGCCGGGAGCGGGAACTCCTGGATCGCACCGGAGGTGGTGATGCGGCCGACCTTGTTGGCCCCGCGCTCGAGGAACCACATGCTGCCGTCGGGCGCGGTGGTGATCCGCCCGAGGTTCGCGGCGCTCGTCGGCACGGGGAACACGTTGACCGCGGCGTGCGCGGGCGTCGTACCGACCACGACGAGGAGCGGGCTCACGAGGAGCGCGAGGGTGGCGAGCAGGGCTGTGCGAGCGCGGGTCATCGGGTCACTTTCGTCCGCGGCGACGCGTGCCTCCCATGACCACGCGTCCGGCCGTGCTTGACACCTCACCAGTTCGGAGCGGTTTCAAACACGGACCATCGGATGAACTGCCGCCCTCGAGCCAGGTCGCCGCCGAGGACCCGGGCACGTCGTGTGGCGATCCGGCGGTCAGGACCGCCGCAACGTCACACGTCCCGCGAGGTCAGGCCTTCTTGGCGGTCGTCTTCTTGGCGGTCGTCTTCTTGGCGGTCGTCTTCTTGGCCGCGGTCTTCTTCGCTGCGGTCTTCTTGGCGGTCGTCTTCTTCGCGGCGGTCTTCTTGGCCGGGGCCTTCTTCGCGCCCTTCTTGGCCGCCTTCTTGGCAGGACCGCGCTCGCGACGCTCGGCGAGGAGCTCGGCCGCGCGCTCGAGGGTGATCGACTCGACGGTGTCGTCCTTGCGGAGCGTGGCGTTGTACTCGCCGTCGGTGACGTACTCGCCGAAGCGACCCGCCTTCACGATGACCGGCTGGCCGGAGACCGGGTCGTTGCCGAGCTCCTTGAGCGGCGGGGTGGCCGCGCCGCGACCGCGCTGCTTGGGCTGGGCGTAGATCGCCTTGGCCTGGTCGAGCGTGATGTCGAAGATCTGGTCCTCGCTGGTGAGCGAGCGGGAGTCGGTGCCCTTCTTCAGGTAGGGCCCGTAGCGACCGTTCTGCGCGGTGATCTCGGTGCCGTCCTCATCGGTGCCGACGACGCGCGGCAGGTCGAGCAGCTGGACCGCCTGCTCGAGCGAGACGGTGTCGAGCGTCATCGACTTGAAGAGCGAGCCGGTGCGCGGCTTGGCCGACTTGGGCGCGTCCTCGGGCAGGAGCTCGGTGACGTAGGGACCGAACCGGCCGTTCTTGGCCACGATCTGCAGGCCGGTGTCGGGGTGCGCACCCACGACCTGCTCCTCGCCGGCCGGGTTGGCCAGCAGCTCCTTGGCCATCGCCACGGTGAGCTCGTCGGGCGGCAGGTCGTCGGGCACGTTGGCGCGCACCGGGGCACCGTCGCCGTCCTCGGACGGGGGGCCCTCGACGTACGGGCCGTAGCGACCCACCCGCAGGTTGATCCCGTCCTCGGGCGTGCCGATCGGGAAGGTCGCCATCTCCTTGGCGTCGATGTCGCCGAGCTCGGTCACGAGCGTCTTGAGGCCGACGATCTCGCCGGCGCCGTAGTAGAACTCGCCGAGCTCGGTGGCACGGTCCTTGCGACCGCCCGCGATCTCGTCGAGGACGTCCTCCATCGACGCGGTGAACTCGTAGGAGACCTGCCGCGGGAAGTGCTCCTCGAGCAGCCGGACCACCGAGAACGCCAACCAGGCCGGGACGAGGGCGGTGCCCTTCTTGTAGACGTAGCCGCGGTTGAGGATGGTGCCGATGATCGAGGCGTACGTCGAGGGGCGGCCGATCTCGCGGTCCTCGAGCTCCTTGATGAGGGTCGCCTCGGTGTAGCGCGCGGGCGGCTTGGTCTCGTGGCCCTCGGGGCTGAGCGTCGCGGCGGAGACGGTGGCGCCCTGCACCAGGTTGGGCAGCCGGGTCTCGGCGTCGTCCTTGCGCTTGGAGGCGTCGTCGATGTCCTCGACGTAGGCCTTGAGGAAGCCGTGGAAGGTGATCGTGCGACCGCTCGCGCTGAAGACGACGTCGCGGCCGTCGGCGGCGGCGCCACCGATGCGGATGGTGACCGAGTTGCCGACCGCGTCCTTCATCTGGGAGGCGACGGTGCGCATCCAGATCAGCTCGTAGAGGCGGAACTGCTCGCCGGACAGCCCGGTCTGCGCGGGCGTGCGGAACGAGTCGCCGGCGGGGCGGATCGCCTCGTGGGCCTCCTGCGCGTTCTTCACCTTCGAGGTGTAGGTGCGCGGCGAGTCCGGGACGTACTCGGCTCCGTAGAGCTCGCGCACCTGGTCGCGGGCCGCGCCGATGGCGGCACCCGACAGCGTCGTCGAGTCCGTACGCATGTAGGTGATGAAGCCGTTCTCGTAGAGCCGCTGCGCGACCGACATCGTCACGCTCGCGCTCATGCCGAGCTTGCGGCTCGCCTCCTGCTGGAGGGTGGTCGTGCGGAAGGGGGCGTACGGCGAGCGGCGGTAGGGCTTGGACTCGACCGAGCGCACGTCGTACGTCGTGTCGGCGAGGCCGGCGGCCAGCGACTCGGCGTCGGCGCGGCTGAGGTGGACGCGCTCCGCCCGAGAAGAAGAGCCGAGCCCCTTCAGCTCGCCGGTGTTGTCGAAGTCGGCGCCGCGGGCGACACGGACGTCGTCGACGGAGTGCAGCTTGGCCGGGAACATGCGCGGGTCGTGGCCGGTGCCGGCGTCGAAGGTCGCGTCGAGGTCCCAGTAGGAGGCGACGCGGAACTTCATCCGGTCGCGCTCGCGGTCGACGACCAGCCGGGTGGCGACCGACTGGACGCGGCCGGCGGACAGGCCGGACATGACCTTCTTCCACAGCACCGGGGAGACCTCGTAGCCGTAGAGGCGGTCGAGGATGCGACGCGCCTCCTGGGCCTCGACGAGGTCGTCGTTGATCTCGCGGGGGTTCTCGACCGCGGCGAGGATCGCGGGCTTGGTGATCTCGTGGAAGACCATCCGGTGGACCGGCAGGCCCTTCGGCGGCTTCAGCTCGTCGAGGAGGTGCCAGGCGATCGCCTCGCCCTCGCGGTCCTCATCGGTGGCGAGGTAGAGGGCGTCGGCGTCCTTGACCAGCTTCTTCAGCTTGGCGATGTGGCTCTTCTTGTCGCGCGGCACGACGTAGTAGGGCTCGAACCCGTTGTCGACGTCGACAGCGAGCCGGCCCCACGGCTTGTCCTTGATCTTGGCCGGGGTGTCCGCGGCGTTGTTGGGCAGGTCGCGGATGTGACCGATCGAGGACTCGACGACGTAGTCCTTGCCCAGGTAGCCGCCGATGGTGCGGGCCTTGGCAGGCGACTCGACGATGACGAGCTTTGCCACAGTTGTTGCTCCTCTATTTGCTTCCGGCGCCGCAACCGTAGCGCCACATCCCGAGATGACCAGCCCTGGTGGTCGGCCGCTTCCCCTGTCGTCCCACCGTGGACCACGTCCACCTTGGTACCCGAATCGTGCCCGGAGCGGTCCAGACCGGGCCGATTTCCG is a window of Nocardioides oleivorans DNA encoding:
- the tmk gene encoding dTMP kinase, giving the protein MSAGVYSEAGLFVCFEGGEGAGKSTQSRLLRDWLVERGETVLLTFEPGDTPVGKELRRIVLDPATGHLSDRTEALLYAADKAEHVDHVVLPALARDEVVITDRYVDSTLAYQGAGRTLDVAEVEAVARWATGDLRPHLTVVLDLEPETGLGRFEERDRIEGQSLEFHQRVRQGFLDLAAADPDHYVVLDARAPIDEIASAVRVRIEPMLEGR
- the topA gene encoding type I DNA topoisomerase, whose protein sequence is MAKLVIVESPAKARTIGGYLGKDYVVESSIGHIRDLPNNAADTPAKIKDKPWGRLAVDVDNGFEPYYVVPRDKKSHIAKLKKLVKDADALYLATDEDREGEAIAWHLLDELKPPKGLPVHRMVFHEITKPAILAAVENPREINDDLVEAQEARRILDRLYGYEVSPVLWKKVMSGLSAGRVQSVATRLVVDRERDRMKFRVASYWDLDATFDAGTGHDPRMFPAKLHSVDDVRVARGADFDNTGELKGLGSSSRAERVHLSRADAESLAAGLADTTYDVRSVESKPYRRSPYAPFRTTTLQQEASRKLGMSASVTMSVAQRLYENGFITYMRTDSTTLSGAAIGAARDQVRELYGAEYVPDSPRTYTSKVKNAQEAHEAIRPAGDSFRTPAQTGLSGEQFRLYELIWMRTVASQMKDAVGNSVTIRIGGAAADGRDVVFSASGRTITFHGFLKAYVEDIDDASKRKDDAETRLPNLVQGATVSAATLSPEGHETKPPARYTEATLIKELEDREIGRPSTYASIIGTILNRGYVYKKGTALVPAWLAFSVVRLLEEHFPRQVSYEFTASMEDVLDEIAGGRKDRATELGEFYYGAGEIVGLKTLVTELGDIDAKEMATFPIGTPEDGINLRVGRYGPYVEGPPSEDGDGAPVRANVPDDLPPDELTVAMAKELLANPAGEEQVVGAHPDTGLQIVAKNGRFGPYVTELLPEDAPKSAKPRTGSLFKSMTLDTVSLEQAVQLLDLPRVVGTDEDGTEITAQNGRYGPYLKKGTDSRSLTSEDQIFDITLDQAKAIYAQPKQRGRGAATPPLKELGNDPVSGQPVIVKAGRFGEYVTDGEYNATLRKDDTVESITLERAAELLAERRERGPAKKAAKKGAKKAPAKKTAAKKTTAKKTAAKKTAAKKTTAKKTTAKKTTAKKA